In Harpia harpyja isolate bHarHar1 chromosome 21, bHarHar1 primary haplotype, whole genome shotgun sequence, the DNA window TTCTCATTAAAAGCAAATCAGATGAGGGAAAATAGTGAGAAATTTCTCTGTGTGGCCTCTGTTTCTACCATTTCTGAGAGAACTTCCTCCAAATTGTGCGGTCTGCCTGTATGGGGTCATTTGCCATATATTTTAATTggcagaaaaaaagtgcttttgctCCAAAGCACCGCTCCTTTTTTAAACCTTGATTCTGCAGACATGGATGGAGCAGGGATCTGCTCCAACTTCCAGAGAGGTACTTTTGGGGTCTTACTTCCTTTCCTGATGTGGGAGAGCATTGTTGCCTCCTTGGATGAAGGGGAACCGCAGCGGAATTGGGCGTCTTGTCAACATCCCTGCTAAAAGAGCCATCTTCACCtccaagcagcagctggaggtggagAGAGGAGGACTTAGGCAGCAGGGAGCTCTTAAACACAAGAGAAAGGGCAAGGTTTTGCTGGAGAGTCTCTCAAGTCAGTTATTTCTCTTCCCTAAGTATGTCAGATAGCACTTTGCTTCTTGGGCTTGGTCCGTGGGTCAGGACCTGCCTTCCTGGTTACCTCTTCTTCCTGCCAGagtgccctgcctgcacaggcaggggTGGCTTTTCTCTCTTAATTTCTGTCCACCAGTGACAGCAGAGCTGCGTGATGATTTTCCGCTCCTTTGATATCTGGGATTTTGTACTTGCCATCTGTAGAGGCTTGTATGTGCCATGTGTGGAGCCCTTGGCATGAGGAGCCTTCAGTAGTGGCCGTGCCAGGAGCTGCTCCATGTCCATGATGAAACACAATGTGCTCAGGCTGCCACAGCTGTAAGCTGAGGACTCTCTGTCCAGAGCCGGGTAGGTCCCAGTGAGCCGAGGGCTGGTtctccagcccttccctgcatTGTGCAAGTCTCTCCTGCCGTGGTGATGCCGTCCTGGTAGAGAgctgctccccttcctccccaccagaACCAGCAGGACCCTGCTGCTCAGATCTCACCAACCTCCCCGTGGTTGCTTAGGGGTGTCTTGCTACCTGAAGCTCACGTCGTTGGTGTTCGCTGTCTGTCCGGTCCGTAAAGCCCTACGTTCAGATTATGCCCATCCCTGGAGGAATCCAGGGCAGCAACTCGACACCGCAGCTTGGGCCGCACTCGAGACCTCTAAATCCGTAGGCTGAAGCCAGTGAGATGAGTGATTGGCAGAAGCCAACCTCCCCATCATTTTCCGCTTTTAAATATCACAGTAATAAAAGGTAAAATCATTAAAGCCTTCTGCGGCCCACTGTGCCTAATCTGAAATCAGGATGATGAAGAGCACGTAGCGAGGTTGTTATTAATATCCTGCCTCCTGATGACGGCTTTATAAACATCATCATCACAGGCAGAGCCTCGCGGTAGCATTTTGGCATGACCTAGACAACTGTCATGCTTTTTATCACGCTTACCCCTTGCTTGATATTTAACCAATAAAGTGATATGGGGAAGACCTTGCCCCAAAATATCTGACCTTATACACAGGGATATGAGGTCAAAACTGAGAGAAACTGTGTTAAGCGTATTTGCACTAAATGCTCTTTAGACCTGTTGCTCCTTGTCTGGGAACTGTGCCACGGGCTACGGCAAGAAGGGGATCAGATGTTTGACGCCAGTGAAAACCCTCGGTGCTGTAAGGGATGACTCATGGGCAAAAGCCCCACGCAGCAGCGAGGCCACGCTTGTACTGAAACAGGGGGCTTTGCCCAGTGGAGATGAAGTCTTGGTGGGGACATGAGGGTCacggctgcagggagaggggtggCTCCCCCTCTGCGAAGCCAAGAAAAGATGCCAGCTTTCCTAGTGACTTGTACATAGTTATCATCGCTATTTAAAGTAGAAATCAAAATCAGAGTGGAGAAAAGGTTTTGTAGCTTAATCAATGTGGATGGAGAAGGTGAGGAGCAGCTGTGGAGCCTGAGTCTGCTGGTGAGCAGGAGACTGGGGGTCACTGGTCCCCATTGGGACCTGGCATTGTCTCAGTGCCATTAGAAATGGCCTTTTGTCCACTCCCTGCTCtcactttgctttcagaggaTGCCCTTTGCTGGAATAAAGACCCCAAAGAAAGTCACGTACCAAAGAGGGCTGAGGGACAGCAATAAGCACAGGAGACGGGTTCCTGCTAGTAGGATGGATGGAGAGAGGGTGCATGAGGCCATCCCAAGCCAAATGCGTGGTGGGCAGCACTCACCCggcacggggctgggggctgtcagGCCATGTGGCCCCCACTGCCGAGGGGGTCTGGGCAGCCCCGGATGGGGCAGCCCATCTCTGTAGGAGCTGGGTGGTGGAGACTGGCAGTAAGGAGAGGTTTCCCCAGCGTGATGTATGGGGACTGGTTGCAGAGCTGAGCAGCCTGAAGTTGCTTGGGGCATCCCAGCTCAAGGGCAGTGTGGGGCCAGACCAGCCCTTGGGTCTGGAAGGAACTGTCTCACCCGCAGGGTTCACACAAGCCTCTCAGGACCCGCCCAGGGTCAGCAGCAGCAATGCGAAAGGGGAATGGACTGGCCTCGGCTGATAACAGATGGATGAGTGTATTGCTGGCACCGGCATCCACCTTGCAGCCACTTGCATCGGTGCTGCCCCGGCACTGCTCTGGCTCTCCTGGGTCATGCCTTGGTCCCAACACTGCAGATGTGCCTCTGCCTTTCTGGCACATCCTCACGTGCCTCCTTTCCCCACACCTCCTTGTCCTTTCCCAGGTCATCCTCCCCTAAAATGACGCAGCAGATGCGGGACCTGCAGCTGGCGCAGTCCAGAAAGCCACCGGGCCCTTCCTCACCAAACGCGGCCAAGAGGCTCTACCGAAACCTGTCGGGAAAATTCCGCGTCAACTACACATCCTTCGACGAGGGCACCCTGGCGGGACGGGGCGAGAAGGAGAAGCTCCGCAAGTCCTACCTGGTCAGTGCCCGCTGGCTCCATCCAGCGCTGCTGCAGCCGGGAAGGTGGCGGTGGAGGGTCCGTGCATGGGTGATGCTGATGCCTGGGTGGAAGCTGCCCTGGAGCAGGTTCAGCTGGAGCTGGTCCAGGTGTTTGCTCAGCATCATCCAGTTGTGTCTGCAAAGAGCTGGTGCTCCTGAGCCCCTGGGACCAGGGCAGCCCACCTTGTTTGGGTTTGTGGCGTGCTGGTGAGGGGCTAGGGTGTTCGGTGGGGTGGAGGAGGGTGCCCTGTGCTCAGCCGACCTGTGTTTCTCCTTTCACCCAGTTCCAGAGTAATGCCGCCCTCTTCGAGGCCGTGGAGCTGCAGGACCTAGACAGGgtccaggagctgctgaagcagtACAGCCCTGAGGAGCTGGACCTCAACACCCCCAACAGTGAGGGGCTACTGCCCCTGGACATTGCCATCATGACCAACAATGCTCCCATCGCCAgggccctgctgcaggcaggagcaaagGAGAGCCCACACTGTGAGTTGGTGTGGGGGAACCATGCTGTGCCCATCACCTGGGTCTCCAGCCTGGTGAAGTGGGGAACCGCAAGCAGCGGGGTCCGGGTGGGGAGGTGGTCACTGTGCTCTGGGAAACTGGTGCAGGCTATAGCAGGGGCTCGAGTAGAGCCATGCACTCAAGTGGAGCCCAGGAGCAGGACACGGAGGGGAggatggggttttggggtggggacTTGGTGCCAGGAGAGCCTGGGCTTGCCCTAAccaccttctctttcctcctcctggctccCTTCCTGGAACTCACTGCTGTGCCCACTCACCCCACAGTTGTGAGCCTGGAGAGCCGCTCGCTGCACCTCTCCACGCTGGTGCGGGAAGCAGAGCAGCGCGTCAACGAGCTGACGGCACAAGTGGTGAACGAGGCGCCCAATGCTGACTGCTcggagaaggagaagcagctcAAGGCCTGGGAGTGGCGATACCGACTTTACAAGCGCATGAAGGCAGGATTTGAGCATGCCCGTGAGTGCCCGCAGGAGGGCTTGGGGGACCTGAGGGGCAGTCCCCACTGcagggggaaggagcagggctgtgcatgGTCCAGGCACGGGGCTGCACCAGCATCCATTAGAGGATCCCTGCACCCTGTAGCCAGTCTTGCTGTATGGGTGCACAGGGGGTGAGTGCTCCAGGAACGTGTCCCTGGGCACGGGGGGAGGCCCAGGAGGGACACTGTGGGGTTCAGAGTCACCATCCTTGCCATAGTGGTCCCTGCGGTCTCTGTCCCCAGGAGTGCCGGATGCCCCCACCAATGTCCACCTCTCCGTGGCCAGCAGCTCCTCGGTGCAGGTGACCTTCTGGGAGCCCTTGAGCATCAACTCAGCCGTCGTCACCAAGTACAAAGGTAAGGACCAGAGTCCCCACAGCAGTGTTGGGGACACACAGCCATGGCAGGTGCCCTGAGTGTGCCAGTGGGGCATGCTGAGGCACTCACCCTGTGCACTCCATGCCAGCGTGCCAGGGGTGTGGGCAGTGCTGCCAAGCCCCTGTCAAGCTGCCTTTGTGCTCCAGCGCAGGAGGAGCCAGGGCTGCATGCTGCTGGACACCCTGGCCACCACCCAAACAGTCTGAACTAGACCAAACCACCGTCCCGCACCAAGGCAAAACTCGGGGTGCCACTTGTTTGCTGCCCCCTCATCCTGCACACTGAGCAGGCTTTGCCATCCTGCCGCTCCTGTGCCCCTCACCCACTTAAACCAGATATTTTTTGCTTCTGGGAGAATTTCCCCGATCTCCAACTCCTGACCCATCACTTGAGGGTGCTGACCCTGCCTGGCATGGCTTGTTGAGGAGGACCGCAGCTCCCCATGCCATCCCCCTTGTTGTggctccccctctcccctgcctttgctcagctgcctccagctctaGTGCTGTCTGCGgtccctctgcagctgctggcccCGACGCACTGCAGCCAGCCCTGGtagcctgtccctgctccagGGCCATGCGGCACCTTGGGGTCTCTCTCCTTTCAGTGGAGTGGAGCTGCTCCCCCACTTTCTCACCACCGCTGGGGGAGGCCGTGATCGACAAGCTGAAGAACCTGCACTTCACCATCCGGGGGCTGGTGTCGGTGAGCTCTTGGGGTGCCCCACGGGGGTTTGGGCTGCGGGGGGGAGAGAACACAGTCAGGAAAAGCCACTGGCCACAGTGCAGCTCGGTGGGTCATTCCCAGCAGCCGatgcagggaggggatggggtgtCATTTCTAGCAGGAAGAAAAGGATTGTGCCACGGTGCGTGCCATGTTCAGCACAGCCTGTGGGCAGAGCTAAGAGTGTGGGACCAAGAGAGCCATCTGTCTGTCCCTGCACAGCCATGGCCGCCCTGGCAATGGGGAAACCCCCTGCACAGGGTGCCTGGGGACTCTCAAGTGAAAGGCAGAATGGGTCCATTCACCGAGTGCCTGATTTATCCTCTGTCCCCCACCCCGCTCCCATCTCCACCTGTGGTCCTCCTGGGCCATAAATCAGCAGCTCGTTCCTCTGCCACCTGCAGAGATCAACCCCTCGCACTAGCCCCGTTGCTCATTGGAGAGGGGGGACCAGCCCCGTCTCCATCTCCAGGAGCTTGGCAAGGTCATGGGCTGGTTGGGACTGGGGCTCCCCGCTGTTTTATCTCCCTGAGAACCGCAGGGGCCATGCTGCCTGTCAGCTGTCCGCTCCCCAGGGGCTGCCATCCTGGACCAACAGCGGGGAGATGGGGCGGGATGGGAACTGCGGTGAGATGGAGCTTGGGATGGGAACGTGGGGAGATGCTGGGATGGATGGGGTTGCCCTTACTAGGGAGGTGCAGCGCTGAAGCTCCAGGGCATACAGGCAGGCAGGGACCACCGGCTCGAGGAGCAGGGAAAACCCTCGATGAGGTTAGAGAGGCTTAGCCAAGGCAGCGTTGCTggagcccaggagctgctgtTGGGGTGGGAGAACTGCCCTGGTGCACGGCAGGACAGGGCTCGAGCGGAGCCTAGAGCAGCGCTGCTGCAAGGAGCTGGCCCAAGCCCATCAATCATGCTTTCAGAGCTGCTTCACAGGCTCCTGTCTGCCTTCATGAGTGCCTGGAGGCCTTGCAACACCTGGCAGCTTGACTGGGCTTTAATCAGAGGCCTTTAATCACTGTTGCCATGCCACAAACCCTCGACAATGTTGGGCCAGCTCCCTGTCTCCAGATCCTTGGACATCCCAGCGGGAAGGCAGCACCCCAACCCTCCAGGCTGCGGAAGCCCCAAGTCTCTGGGGCTGGAAGCATCTCCTGGGAAGGGGCATTTGCAATGTCccatccttcctctgcctccctcaaAACTGCCCACCCGGGCTGTGGGGATTCTCTAGTGTCTGATAACAAGAGCTTTGTACAGCTGGGGGAGGTCAGAGCTGGTGACCTGGGCTGCAGGCTGCCAGTTTAGTACTTCTTGTGGTGTACTGGTGTACTGGGCTGGGTGGTATCCTCCTTCCTTCGCATGCTGAGCTGGGAGAGGTGCCGGTGAGCTGAGTGTGGCTTCCCTCCTCGCAGGGCACGGCTTACTACGTCCAGGTGTCTGCCTACAACATGAAGGGCTGGGGTCCCCCGCAAGCCTCCGTGCCCCCTTTCGCCATCCCTTCCAGTAAGTACCACTGGGAATGCCCACAGGAGCTGGCACCAGCTTCAGGATGGatgggggaaagcagcagctccctgtgccATCCGGGGGTCCCTCTTGCTGCTGGCATGGGGTATAGTGGACCggggagcagaggcagcattTGGGGACTCAAGCCAGGCAGGGAGGCTGTGCCCGGGGGTCTGCCTCCAGCTGACAGGAGCTTTGCcaaatattgatttttcaatCTGGAATTCTCCTGGCTGCCTGGTAAAGGCTGAGCCATTTTAGGCAACCTGGATCAGCTCATCCTAAGGAGGAAGCTAGGAGAGAGGACATTTTGCTTTCTCAgttaaaaggaaagcaatgcaGCCATCTCCTCTGTAGGAAGGAGAAACACCCCTGTGTTTTTTAGCAGAGGTTTGTAACTTAGAGCAGGGTGGCTTTTGGGAGGGGTCGGTCCCTACTGCCTCAATGATATCTGCCCCAAAGTGGCCCCGCTTGTGCAAAACCACTGTAGGCACGTGCTGAGGCGTGACATGGTGGGatgccccagctcagcccctgaAGTGCCACCCCAGGGCTCAGAGCCATCCCAGTCCTAGGTGGCAGTGGGCCTGGAGTCCTCCCTGTGCCACTGCATGCTCTCGCCcatccagcccagccccagggaccTGCATTTGCTGGCATTGAGCTGGGATGGGGGTCATGAGCTCCACCAGAGGCCAGCTCTGGGCTGTCAGCAGTCACCTCCCCATGCTGGCACCATGGCAAGCGGAGGAGGTGAAAGCCACCCAATGATGTCACACaaggcaccccagggtgctgggggagaCAGGCCAGAAGGGCTGAACTGGACGGAGCAGCCCCGAAGGGTGAAGTTCGGGCTGAGCGGGCTCCGAGGTTGCCTCTGCCCCTCACCACCGAGACGGGTCTCCGCTGCATGGCGGTCCTGCGGAATCAGCGCCATCGGGTGTGTAAGGAGCAGCCCCATGCACATCTGGGGAGGCTGAGCCCATCCCGATGAGCAGGCAGCAGGGCGGTGGGCACACGGCCCCTGCCACCACACTTGCAGGCAGCGAGGGACCAGCCATGCTGCTGCACGTGAGCCGTGAATGCACCACGTGCAGGTCAAGATGCAGGTCTGACAGCACGTGAACAGCAATGGGGCCGGAGGTGTGCAGGCACCGTGCGTAGCTCTAGCTGCAGATACACAAGCACTATGGCACTGGTATGGAAAGatgcaaaaatacatttgcatgtATACAAATGCATATAGCGAGCCTACGCATGCATTGCATTGCCCTGGCTTTACTCTGTCCTGGCAGCGGGTGTTGATCATGTTTGCACCCACTTTAAATCCCCTTTGCTATCCTGCACAGGTCACATTCCCTGTGACCAAGATCCATGCAGCATTGATACAGAGTGTGGCTGAAGTGAATCAGACATgagtgggttttatttatttttatctccatTAATATTTCTCCCTTCAGTAAAGATCCCTCCCTGGCCCAGCAGAATATAGTCAGGCACCTCCCTGGGTGTTTTTAAAGCTCCTAAAAATAGTGGTGAGCCCCAGCCAAAGTTAACAGAGCTGAACTTTccatggaaaacagcagcaggcaggacacAGGGGGTGTTTAAAGCAATTAATGTAAAGCTAATGTAGAAGCGCCGTCGGGTCCCTGGCCCTGCTCCTGGTCCTGCTGCCATCTCGCAACGGGTGGAGCTGGCAGGAGAGCTTATTTATGTGTTTGCCGAGGTGAGCCCAGCTCTCGGCACTCGCCTGGAGaaagctgcagctctggggaagaCCTGGAGGAAGACACtggaaagaattttattttttaaggccAGTGAAGTGCAGCAGCAACAGACGGGACCTTGTTCTTTCCTTCTGCCATGTCACTGCCGTGCTGCAGCATGGCCAGTGGCCATGGGCTGCTGTGCAGAGCTCGGGTGCTTCTGGGAAGAGTGGCACAAAACTGGGGATCTCCTAAAGCCCAGCCCGCCCAGAGGTGCCCAGCACCCGCGACTgctgccatgccatgctgtgctgtgctgtgccgtgcctgTGGGACACCCGGGTGGGGTGCCAGGAGGCGATGTGCCATGGGGAGGAGGGGACAGGAACCCCTTTTTCCCCCAGGCCAAGGGGTGATGCTGGTCTGTCCCCCACAGACTGGCGGGAGTACGACGGCCGGGCCCCCCGGCGAAGGGGACAAGCTGAAGCTCTGGACCATCTGCTGGGCCAGGTGAAGACTGTCCACCAGCACTGCGTTTGCCACGGTGAGTGCATGGCGCAGCGCTGTGaggaggctggggtgggggttCCAGCCGGGCCCCCCAAGGTTGTGGTGTGGTCCAGGGGGCTGGGGTGGTACCAGGAATAGGTCTAGCCCGTGGATGAGCATAGCAGGGAGACAGCTCAGGCAGTGGGACCTTGGCAGAGCCTTCCCACTGGGTTGGCATGCCGTGCTGTGGcctgctggtgcagctcttcatctcctgctgcagcatcctctgctctctgctccccagaGCCCTGCAAGAACCAGCCCCAGAGCAGGAAGCACTCGGTCTCCAAGAGCCTCAAGCACCTCTTCCACCCCGGCAGCAAGTTTCTCAAGACGCTGAAGCGGTGAGAGGCGGGTGCACAGGGGTGGTGAAGAGCCCCTTTCCCAGCGGGGACATAGGGCTGCCCATCCTGGGTGCAGCTGTGAGCTGTGTGTGCAAGCCGGGGGCTGAGGGTGCTCAAGGGTGCGTCCTTGCCTGGAGGAAGCTGACAGTGTCAGTGCAGATGAGTCCCATTGCCCAGAAATCAAATGTTTCTCCTTGGTGTTTCCATTTGGACTGGCCAAGCTGCACCCGTAACCAGATCCCTGCACCACCTCCAAGCATCACCCAACACCCCACCCTCCTCTAGACCCCACCACCCTCCCACCACCCACCTTCACGCTTGGCCTCCAGGCACCCCAGCATCTCCTGCACAGGCTGGGCCCCATCGCCCTCCCTTGCACTGGCTGGGGCATTGGCCGTGGCATCAGCTGTGGCATCAGCCAGGCTTGCCTTGCTGGTAGTGTTGGGTTCCTGTTCCTGCTACTGTACTGGCTGTATGCCTCTTCTGCCACAGGCTGTTGGAGAGGAGCTGAGACCTGGGGCAGGGCATCTCCTCTGCCCTCAGGAGAGAGACCCTTTGGGAAATGAAGCTGGGAGCTGGGGGTGACCCTAAAGTCTGTCTTCCCTCCCATGCAGGGGCCTCTACCTGACAGCCATCTTCTACAAGGACGACAACATCCTGGTGACCCATGAAGACCAGATCCCTGTGGTGGAGATTGATGACACCTACTCCTGCCTGCTCATGCAGGATTTTCTCTGGTTCACCAAGGTGGGTGGCCCAGGGACCCTGTGCTGTGCGCTGGGGCATGGCAGCAGCATGTCTCCTGACACATCTCTGTCTGCCTGGCCACCACCCTGGATGCTGCTGAGATGATGGCCACCACCCTGGACACTGTGTCCTCCAGGAGCATCACGTTCTGCAAAGCACCTTCATTGCagcaccttccctgtgcaggcagcagtgccCATCATGCGTGTGGCACTGTGGGACTCTTACCGGGGCTGGTTGGGTCTGATTTGGGTTGGGAGCAGAGTCAGGGGACACCCCACGTGCACAAAGGGAGCACAAGCTACTTGCACCAGACAGCACAACATCTGGCGGCTCCTGGGCTTCCCAGCATTGCCTCCGGGATCTCTGCTGTGCCACTGCCCTCATGCGCTCCGCAGGGCAGAGCAGTGCCGAGAGCCAGTAGCAGCCTGGGAGTTCTGGGTTGAGCCAAGCGGGCATCATGCACCACCGCTGCCTTCGGCTGGCAGCAgcttcccctccaccccaggTGCTGGGGCttggcagcacaggcagcccaCAGGCTTGCTGCTTGCCGGGGTTCAGCATGGACCGAGAAACCACCAGGGAACGGCATTTCCACCCAGCCACTGGAAGCCCAAAGGTGGGCGATGGACTGGCGCCGCGCAGGGCAGGCTGCGTGCCGCGACGGGTGGGCGATGGACCGTTGCCATGCTGGGCAGGCTGCGTGCCATGATGGGTGGGCGCTGCCTCTCCACAAGGATGCCAGCGGCTTCTCAGCTGTTTAACTGCTTCACCGCAgcatcctgctgcagcagctctgcctctgttGTACAGAGCAGGACGtgcagggtgctgctgcctggTTCTCTGCTCTCAGTAGGCTTAGTGAAAGGGCAGGTGGGCAGCTCAGGGCCAAAATCTTGCTGGATAGTCCTTATCTACTGAGGGAGAAGGCTAcattctccctcctcctcttgcctATCTTCTACTCAAACTTAAGGTCTCAGTCCTAGATGAAGACAGGTATCTGGGTGGGCACGGCATGGTGCCTCCCTCGGGTACAGGCTCTGGAGGCATCTCAAGGTGCCTGTGGCATAGGAAATCGCACCCCTGCTGAGAGGTGATACGTGCCCCTGCCCTTTCCTAACCCAGCTCAAACAGAATGGCAAATGGATTTCCCCAAAACACCTTTGTGTGAACCAGCTGCAGGCAGCGGCAGTTGGTGGTGATGGCCCTTCGGTGTGCTGCAGGTGTCGTGCATGTGGGATGAGATCCTGTGGCTGCGGCAGTGTGTCACCGTCTCCCAGTCGTCCTGCTCCTGCATCCTGCAGACACGCTTCAAGATGCTGCTGGCCATCTCGCAAATGCAGGTGAGGGTGGGCCAGGGGGAGGAGCGAGCACTTGCGGGGGGTGCACTGTGGGCCAGGCTGCCTTGGGAGCAGCAAGTGGATGTGCTGCACCGAGGAAaaccccaggctctgcctgtccTGCCCGTGGCTCAGTCAGCGACAGGACTGGGTGCCCCTGCCTTGTCCTCTCTGGCAGGACCCTGGTTGTGGGGCGATGAGGTGTCAGGCTTCGTGGTAGACTCATGCAGATGGGCTGGGGGCTCTCAGTGGGTGCTTTGCCGGGCAGGCTGgtttccagcaggcagctggcagtCACGTCCCAGCTGCCCAGACCCACAGAGCACTGTGCCTCAAGGATGTCCCCTGACACTCTGCTTTCTCCTGCCCTTCTCATCCCATCgtgcaggggctgctggggatCCAGGACCTTGGGCAGGTCTTCTTTGAACCCATCAAAGACAAACAGGGCAACATCCTCATCGTCACCCTGAAGGAGGTGAAGACCAACCAGACCTTCGAGAGCGTCCGCTGGGTTCCCATCTGCAAGCTGCAGACCAGCCGCAAGTCCGTGTCCTCCCCGGAGGAGCCCACCGCTCTGGACACGCTGCTGATCTCCGTCCAGGTGCTGCGCCAGTGCCATTGCAGGAGGGGATTGGAGTGGGCTCCATTGCAGGACCACCAGCTCTCTTTGCTCCCCCTTGGGCTGGAAAGGTCGCGGCAGAGCCCAGGCCACCGAGGGTTTGGTcgtggctgcaggcagagggggagCAGAGCCCAACCAGCCTGCAAAAATCCTGTTGCTTCGAGGGAAGGCATCAGTCTGGTGCCGGATTCTTCCCGGCAGCACCGGATTGTGCCTGCTCTGCCACTTCTTTtctgctggctgggctggctgtgctgcagcacctggcaggagggcaggagagagcCCCACTGTGAGGGCTTGCTCAATCCAGCAGTGCCTTTCTTCTCAGGACAAGCTGGCTTACCACCAGCGGAGCAGCCATGCCCTCTCTCCGGGCCTCTACCTGGGCTACTTGAAGCTCTGCAGTGCCGTGGATCAGATCCGAGTGCTGGTGCCGGAGCGGCTCCCCAACATCCTGTGCCACGTCAAGATTCGCTCCAACCCCAATATCTCCAGGTGGGGCTTGCAGGGCAGCTCACCCAGAGCAGCCAGGCTCCTCTGTCCCATCCAGCCTAAGAGCACCCATCACCTCCTGCTTCTGCTCTTGGGCTCCTGGCAGCAGCGTAATAttccccctcagccccactgccTGCCATGCAGGGCAGCCTGGAGCTGGAGCAAACCAAGGTCCCCCTCTACCTCCACAGCTCCCACAGCCCTTCAGGTGCTGCACTGTCTGGGGGAGGAACAGCCAAGCAAACATAGCTCTCATAGTGATTGCGCGTTCAGGTCCACTCCGAGCTGCTCCTTCTTTCATGTCTCTGTCTCTCCCTTCTCCAGGGAGGAGTGGGAATGGCTGCAGAAGATGGCCAGCGTGGAGGAGCCTGTTCCTGCGGAGCCAGAGGCTGAGACCTCCCAGAACCACTTGTTTCAGGAGCTCCAAGTGGCCATCAAGGAGCTGATGACCCTGGTCAACATCCCATTGCAAGAGGTACGGGTAGGTGCTGAGgtctggggaggagaggggggaagggGCCGTGCAGCACCATGCAGGTCACTATGGCAGGCAGGGTACCATAGCCCCTGGTCCCTCTTCGGGGGCCT includes these proteins:
- the LOC128134909 gene encoding ankyrin repeat and fibronectin type-III domain-containing protein 1-like isoform X5, producing the protein MTQQMRDLQLAQSRKPPGPSSPNAAKRLYRNLSGKFRVNYTSFDEGTLAGRGEKEKLRKSYLFQSNAALFEAVELQDLDRVQELLKQYSPEELDLNTPNSEGLLPLDIAIMTNNAPIARALLQAGAKESPHFVSLESRSLHLSTLVREAEQRVNELTAQVVNEAPNADCSEKEKQLKAWEWRYRLYKRMKAGFEHARVPDAPTNVHLSVASSSSVQVTFWEPLSINSAVVTKYKVEWSCSPTFSPPLGEAVIDKLKNLHFTIRGLVSGTAYYVQVSAYNMKGWGPPQASVPPFAIPSNWREYDGRAPRRRGQAEALDHLLGQVKTVHQHCVCHEPCKNQPQSRKHSVSKSLKHLFHPGSKFLKTLKRGLYLTAIFYKDDNILVTHEDQIPVVEIDDTYSCLLMQDFLWFTKVSCMWDEILWLRQCVTVSQSSCSCILQTRFKMLLAISQMQGLLGIQDLGQVFFEPIKDKQGNILIVTLKEVKTNQTFESVRWVPICKLQTSRKSVSSPEEPTALDTLLISVQDKLAYHQRSSHALSPGLYLGYLKLCSAVDQIRVLVPERLPNILCHVKIRSNPNISREEWEWLQKMASVEEPVPAEPEAETSQNHLFQELQVAIKELMTLVNIPLQEAKDFRLYSQEVLDFGGQVSFLLLLPPSDDVCTAPGQNNPYTPRSGFLTLPLQIFELVHFFTYDREFITQYCQVSALLELESLLSQQSLREAFSDTELSTAKQRHQQVQDYIQQMEEIWREMRWIMDALQHARYKQPSCGVSLSGFLSEAGGAMKEKTQSTSSHLDYLPSPAPSPETSRKLNSDLHGLSDEEGSSEVFLATDSDYDSSRAQSPKELDLVYSSSGPECCGRRVTRTLRDSAPDVLQTHEQKTPPLPPPPLEEPRPPPELYDSDFVLPSRQIELLRITEKRQAYCVRTSSLDFPKPLCQAARKSCPGSVDSSPTESRTAGHCSQLRLGTGSTPSPEHGRGGQGSEPVFRTRSAEWTQNFQEQPGCLADRGKKPGSVTLRVCPQYETGLSKETSVKLHITSQTSAGEVVKLVVLEMNDVSRGMLGGSAAFCYSEEQLEHFGLVFASDESERWLPDDFLPLSLQTTRPEGRFYVRIKETSPLVLQYGPATTV